In the Flavobacterium sp. J372 genome, one interval contains:
- a CDS encoding sensor histidine kinase, translating into MLVFFSVVIGYMLFRQQIIKNRQQQQEFELEAAISEIRAQNKLQEQRLEISKDLHDNIGAQLTFIISSIDMLKHTYPVNNPAIENRLTGISAFTRDTIRELRDTIWAMNNKDISFEDLQVRIHNFFEKAEDAGSGIAFSFSIDDELNEARLTSVEGMNVYRIIQEAVNNIIKHSGAKAASVIINTDEAGGFTINIKDNGNGFDLNKGPKGNGLYNMQKRAEDIGGTFKAVSSPHGTDITLHFKSFGK; encoded by the coding sequence ATGCTGGTGTTTTTTAGTGTTGTTATAGGATATATGCTTTTCAGGCAGCAAATTATTAAAAACAGGCAGCAGCAGCAGGAATTTGAATTGGAGGCAGCCATAAGCGAAATACGTGCGCAAAACAAATTGCAGGAGCAGCGGCTTGAAATCTCTAAGGACCTGCATGATAATATAGGTGCACAGCTTACGTTCATCATTTCGTCTATAGACATGCTAAAGCATACCTATCCTGTTAATAACCCGGCAATAGAAAACAGGCTTACGGGCATAAGCGCCTTTACTCGCGATACCATACGCGAGCTGCGTGACACCATCTGGGCCATGAACAATAAAGACATTTCCTTTGAAGACCTGCAGGTGCGTATACATAACTTTTTTGAAAAAGCTGAAGATGCCGGCAGCGGCATCGCTTTCAGCTTCAGCATTGATGATGAGCTTAATGAAGCAAGGCTCACATCGGTTGAAGGCATGAATGTTTACCGCATAATTCAGGAAGCGGTCAACAATATCATCAAGCATTCCGGCGCAAAGGCAGCATCGGTAATAATTAACACAGATGAAGCCGGCGGGTTTACCATCAACATAAAAGATAATGGTAATGGCTTTGACCTGAACAAAGGGCCCAAAGGCAACGGGCTATATAACATGCAAAAGCGCGCAGAAGACATTGGCGGCACATTTAAGGCAGTATCTTCACCTCACGGCACCGATATAACACTACACTTCAAATCTTTCGGCAAATGA
- a CDS encoding tetratricopeptide repeat protein translates to MIRKLLYFFTILFSATIQAQDIPQVIDSLKTELRKTNADDKKAAIYCDLTWYYSHVSIDSSLAYGKKAVSLTRKTGNNKLLAQVYSDLGAVYLTKGDANTSLKNYRKALQIRRVMKDSTGIASVWCNMGAVYERKSVPDSAMHKYIKALSYFEAIGDSAKIDFVKNNIALLHSNMHNYEKAEKLYFEVARYRKATGQNVQLAMVYVNLANLYKDQRKYNLAEKYYKDAAALAEKEKSAMVQSTALFDLGFLYNHTGRYKQALDYLLKSRQVATDVHSDYDEALIDNGFGIAYYNLNDVGKAKKHYLKALRVMEKIKDRTETSRIYLDLVPVYGSLGMRDSADYYLEKYKHNEYLTLKEKVTAQTLELEAKYQTEKKNGK, encoded by the coding sequence ATGATAAGAAAATTACTGTATTTTTTTACTATATTATTCTCCGCCACAATTCAGGCACAGGATATACCCCAGGTAATTGACAGCCTTAAAACCGAACTGCGCAAAACTAACGCCGATGATAAAAAAGCTGCCATTTACTGTGACCTTACTTGGTACTACTCCCATGTGTCTATAGACTCTTCCCTGGCCTATGGCAAAAAAGCTGTAAGCCTGACACGGAAAACCGGTAATAACAAACTTTTAGCACAAGTATACAGCGATCTTGGTGCAGTGTATCTTACCAAAGGTGATGCCAATACCTCGCTTAAAAATTACCGCAAAGCGCTGCAAATACGCCGGGTTATGAAAGACTCTACAGGCATAGCATCAGTATGGTGCAATATGGGGGCCGTGTACGAGCGAAAGTCTGTACCCGATAGTGCTATGCATAAATACATTAAAGCGCTTTCTTATTTCGAAGCAATCGGCGATTCGGCAAAAATAGATTTTGTAAAAAACAACATCGCGTTGCTGCATAGCAATATGCATAATTACGAAAAAGCTGAAAAGCTATATTTTGAAGTTGCCCGCTACCGTAAAGCCACAGGGCAGAATGTGCAGCTGGCAATGGTATATGTAAATCTGGCAAACCTGTATAAAGACCAGCGTAAGTATAACCTCGCCGAAAAATATTATAAAGATGCGGCAGCTTTGGCGGAAAAAGAAAAGAGTGCTATGGTTCAAAGTACGGCACTATTTGACCTGGGTTTTCTTTATAACCATACAGGAAGATACAAACAGGCGCTGGATTATCTGTTAAAAAGCAGGCAGGTTGCAACAGATGTGCACAGCGATTATGATGAAGCCCTGATTGACAATGGTTTTGGTATTGCTTATTATAACCTGAATGATGTAGGCAAGGCAAAAAAACATTACCTGAAGGCGCTTAGGGTAATGGAGAAAATTAAAGACCGCACCGAAACCTCGCGAATTTATCTTGATCTGGTGCCGGTGTACGGCTCGTTGGGGATGCGGGACAGCGCAGACTATTATCTTGAGAAATATAAACACAACGAGTACCTTACACTTAAAGAGAAGGTAACGGCGCAGACGCTGGAGCTTGAGGCAAAGTACCAAACTGAGAAAAAGAACGGCAAATAG
- a CDS encoding DUF6252 family protein, giving the protein MKKLITSGFAIMSLMAVTLTACGDDDAQNNNNTLPDGTFIQGKVDGTGFSSMVMGHSTATATRQGTGDATFISVQGSTMEANTMVIVMHGITATGTYTIDAEDESVLAYFNAANSISYDTSNCSGATGTLNITHLDNTKVEGTFNFVGKDDDNCSQSKTITEGSFRGIFAN; this is encoded by the coding sequence ATGAAAAAACTAATTACATCAGGATTTGCAATTATGTCTTTAATGGCAGTAACCTTAACCGCCTGCGGCGATGACGACGCACAAAATAACAATAACACACTGCCCGATGGCACTTTTATTCAGGGAAAAGTTGACGGTACAGGTTTTTCATCAATGGTGATGGGGCATTCAACAGCCACGGCTACAAGACAAGGAACGGGTGACGCAACTTTCATCAGCGTACAGGGCAGTACAATGGAGGCTAACACAATGGTAATTGTAATGCACGGAATTACCGCAACCGGAACATATACCATTGACGCTGAAGATGAAAGCGTGCTTGCATACTTTAACGCTGCAAATAGCATAAGCTATGACACCAGCAACTGCAGCGGCGCTACTGGTACACTTAACATTACGCATCTTGACAATACAAAAGTTGAAGGCACATTTAATTTTGTAGGAAAGGATGATGACAATTGTTCGCAAAGCAAAACAATTACAGAAGGTAGCTTTAGAGGTATATTTGCCAACTAG